From one Anopheles bellator chromosome 1, idAnoBellAS_SP24_06.2, whole genome shotgun sequence genomic stretch:
- the LOC131211285 gene encoding TBC1 domain family member 13 translates to MSLYKIRVADLDNILDNDEIDLSALRNFCFNGIPDCNGYRALCWKLLLGYLGPRKASWPTKLAKQRELYRQFLKEMVISPGEQDGPECIDHPLSDGPESNWSTFFKDNEVLLQIDKDVRRLCPDISFFQQATEFPCDLVQERERKLHVRVAPTTLSSANVERKGVGMTKINLITKRATESYEAMDDGQEAHWEVVERILFLYAKLNPGQGYVQGMNEIIGPIYYVFASDPTPEYRRYAEADCFFCFTALMGEIRDFFIKTLDESEGGIKGMMAKLSNLLHEQDAAIWQRLREQELYPQYYSFRWLTLLLSQEFPLPDVLRIWDSVFADDKRYSFLVKVCCSMILLLREQILENDFANNVKLLQNFPLMDINLVLRKATSLD, encoded by the exons ATGTCCCTTTACAAAATACG CGTCGCCGATTTGGACAACATCTTGGACAATGACGAAATAGATCTGAGTGCGCTGCGAAACTTTTGCTTTAATG GTATTCCGGATTGCAATGGCTACCGAGCCCTCTGCTGGAAGTTGCTGCTGGGCTACCTCGGGCCGCGGAAGGCATCATGGCCAACGAAGCTAGCGAAGCAGCGTGAATTGTACAGACAATTTTTAA AGGAAATGGTAATATCGCCGGGCGAGCAGGATGGCCCGGagtgtatcgatcatccgCTGAGCGATGGGCCGGAAAGTAACTGGAGTACGTTTTTCAAAGACAACGAAGTGCTGCTACAGATCGACAAGGACGTGCGGCGGCTCTGCCCGgacatttctttctttcagcAGGCGACTGAATTCCCCTGCGACTTGGTGCAAGAGCGGGAACGTAAGCTGCACGTTCGTGTTGCACCGACCACACTCAGTTCGGCCAACGTGGAGCGGAAAGGCGTTGGTATGACCAAG ATTAATCTCATCACCAAGCGTGCGACGGAGAGCTACGAAGCGATGGATGATGGCCAGGAAGCGCACTGGGAGGTGGTCGAGCGGATACTGTTCCTCTACGCCAAGCTAAACCCCGGCCAGGGTTACGTGCAGGGAATGAATGAAATCATCGGTCCCATCTACTACGTGTTCGCGTCCGATCCGACCCCCGAGTACCGCCGGTACGCCGAGGCGGACTGTTTCTTCTGCTTCACGGCGCTGATGGGCGAGATACGGGactttttcatcaaaacgCTCGACGAGTCCGAGGGCGGCATCAAGGGAATGATGGCGAAGCTGTCGAATTTGTTGCACGAGCAAGACGCCGCCATTTGGCAGCGGTTGCGCGAGCAAGAGCTCTACCCGCAGTACTACAGCTTTCGCTGGCTCACGTTGCTGCTGTCGCAGGAGTTCCCACTGCCGGACGTGCTGCGCATCTGGGACTCGGTGTTTGCCGATGACAAGCGGTACAGCTTTCTCGTCAAAGTCTGCTGCTCGATGATACT CCTACTGCGTGAACAAATCCTGGAAAACGATTTCGCCAATAACGTTAAGCTGCTGCAAAACTTTCCACTCATGGACATCAATCTCGTGCTGCGAAAAGCGACCAGCCTCGACTAA
- the LOC131215592 gene encoding nucleolar protein dao-5-like produces MDTTDSAAKVSLRSPGEPEQTVLEGQRSGIVSELTAVSAVVEAAASSKSTNDSDTFAGNLQATVQEKAAPVQKRLSEEEEELVEEEVEEEVEEEEDEEEEESDEESPPAKPVVAASETHEPKPATEKEEQSPAAAIETKPATVASEDSPATVTSGEATPGDVGSPAASTTTDSKDHGEKPSVPPQTYLWEEVKKSKEQGGYPWTHLYKDEIESGKEQEEQQQEKKLDQNGHHVDGTTGNDSVAIEVSVVGSNGHCAEQPAASGTDEAPTSDSPRRSRKRAASHEPETSRPEGRHSVKDEIKHFLDEHPALRNFSNSLTRKGKRTRTFVSRSLERAKSMADRSIDRARVQVTNTLRRKKASSEPRDCSRQKILNLRESPRLNNREIPAYIVRQPSDEVVDREETIVKVTVEPDVPSMVVVPDEIIPIPSPSATEPMEVTESEPVMVVEVVAPTTAVPPPVEDDRYEVIEAPTETPSKVVPVPESPIVPVKALAPQKAPRKKKEHHYEDIEDYKPSEEEVDTAPADSKLKRQEHIQEGLDPILGEMLGNEKIKISLQLQDEKFVDDMFGRRKHLDEILQQSSEDEREPVKGPIGSKGLLAPISSVDSTSSDEEARRTALSTLAEESDTGSVDGGPSPAKKQDSLKETPDLPTVAECSKELELTPAEEHLLAEREQQQSKPEPPSADSAEAQTSVTTETDQSKNEPREVAREVPQGSVTDIRTLKGGISCVNMLLA; encoded by the exons atgGATACCACCGACTCCGCGGCGAAAG TGTCCCTGCGAAGCCCTGGAGAGCCGGAGCAGACGGTGCTGGAAGGGCAACGGTCCGGTATCGTTAGCGAGCTGACAGCGGTGTCGGCGGTCGTCGAAGCGGCCGCATCCTCCAAGTCCACCAACGACAGTGACACCTTCGCCGGGAACCTGCAGGCCACGGTTCAGGAGAAAGCGGCCCCAGTGCAGAAACGGCTCtccgaggaggaagaggaactAGTGGAAGAAGAGGTTGAAGAGGAagtggaagaagaagaagatgaggaggaggaagagtCGGACGAAGAGTCTCCACCGGCAAAAcccgtggtggccgccagTGAAACGCACGAACCGAAGCCTGCCACCGAGAAGGAAGAGCAATCGCCAGCCGcagcgatcgaaacgaaaccagcCACGGTCGCGTCCGAGGATAGTCCTGCCACAGTAACATCCGGGGAGGCAACGCCCGGGGACGTGGGCTCCCCAGCAGCATCGACGACAACGGATTCCAAAGACCATGGCGAGAAACCGTCGGTGCCGCCGCAGACTTACCTCTGGGAGGAGGTCAAGAAGTCCAAGGAACAG GGAGGCTACCCGTGGACGCATCTGTACAAGGACGAGATTGAGAGTGGAAAGGAGCAGGaagaacagcagcaggaaaagaAGCTGGACCAGAACGGTCACCATGTCGATGGGACAACCGGTAATGATTCCGTTGCCATCGAAGTCTCGGTAGTGGGCTCCAATGGACACTGCGCAGAACAACCGGCAGCCAGTGGTACAGATGAGGCCCCCACCAGCGATTCGCCTCGTCGAAGCCGGAAGCGGGCCGCTTCACATGAACCCGAAACATCCCGTCCCGAGGGACGCCACTCGGTGAAGGACGAAATCAAACACTTCCTCGACGAGCATCCGGCGCTGCGGAACTTTAGCAACAGCCTCACCCGGAAGGGTAAGCGGACCCGAACGTTCGTGAGCCGATCGCTCGAGCGCGCCAAGTCGATGGCCGATCGGAGTATCGATCGTGCGCGGGTCCAAGTCACGAACACGCTCCGCCGGAAGAAGGCCTCTTCGGAACCGCGTGATTGTTCCCGGCAGAAGATCCTTAACCTGCGCGAGTCACCACGGCTCAACAACCGCGAAATTCCGGCCTACATCGTGCGGCAACCGAGTGACGAAGTGGTCGACCGGGAGGAAACGATCGTGAAGGTAACGGTCGAACCGGACGTGCCGAGTATGGTCGTGGTGCCGGATGAAATCATTCCGATTCCgtcgccatcggccaccgaaccgatggAAGTCACGGAGTCGGAGCCGGTGATGGTTGTGGAAGTGGTCGCACCAACCACGGCCGTACCTCCACCGGTGGAGGACGATCGGTATGAAGTGATCGAAGCACCGACGGAAACCCCCAGCaaggtggttccggttccggagtcACCGATCGTGCCCGTAAAGGCGTTGGCACCACAGAAAGCTCCCcgaaagaagaaggaacaCCACTACGAGGATATCGAGGACTACAAGCCATCGGAGGAGGAAGTGGACACGGCGCCGGCGGATTCGAAGCTGAAGCGTCAAGAGCACATCCAGGAAGGTTTGGATCCGATTCTCGGCGAGATGCTGGGAAACGAGAAGATCAAAATATCGCTCCAGCTGCAGGACGAGAAGTTCGTCGACGACATGTTCGGCCGCAGGAAGCACCTCGACGAGATCCTGCAGCAGTCATCGGAGGACGAGCGCGAACCGGTTAAGGGACCGATCGGCAGCAAAGGACTACTGGCGCCGATTTCGTCCGTCGACTCGACGTCCTCAGACGAGGAAGCTCGGCGAACCGCGCTGTCAACGTtggccgaagaaagtgacACCGGCAGCGTCGATGGTGGACCTTCGCCCGCCAAGAAGCAGGACTCGCTGAAGGAAACTCCCGATctaccgacggtggccgagtgCAGCAAGGAGCTGGAGTTGACACCAGCCGAAGAGCACCTTCTGGCGGAGCGGGAACAACAGCAGTCGAAGCCAGAGCCACCGTCGGCCGACTCCGCAGAGGCGCAGACTTCGGTGACTACCGAAACGGACCAATCGAAG AACGAACCGCGGGAGGTCGCGCGTGAAGTACCGCAGGGGTCCGTAACGGACATCAGGACGCTCAAGGGGGGCATCTCTTGCGTCAACATGCTTTTAGCATAG
- the LOC131215593 gene encoding uncharacterized protein LOC131215593 encodes MSMQALNAQQRPSLLARYQPKGGSQDPLGTPAPVGDSPVHPITKSTSQRSLQNSSLLQRYQPRPLGSAATAAPGRTPSQRSLDQSKLLRRYYQPHSLDDGQSPASPSTPADSTQQLPQPAQQPRYSSQKSLEGSKLLQRYSNPVNNSQEFTGLSGRESTPVAGFARAASLEPERSVQRSSLLSKYTPRFGKSLDRNQVPPAAATGYAGYGSQQHLPQRTVPERAAQSLASSRAEIADYGADHFDQYRDSAARSRSSSVSRGGPIPKKGGTLPRGSLRKLPAVDAPAEWALPITTDTLPVVGAVEEPVVGSIASALPLPMVSVIPPTPAIAPEVGSAPPGLTRMLPTTELTSAPAIPAVPAAPPVKPVRKDLPAQHIVSIAIPNITTALAAPSVKQSVSKPKEPSPPLFSTRDRLDHYGSASNPDPAPSSAPGQTTKPTTRLTKTTITTLQLPAINDLSSRRSITDLRGVAGSASPPPAPTLEVSEFTDRAELRQLASQRHHHAPVRHTLASAFEQLAGLSVPQAKLDDDLEERIEALPPDRKLKKRDFTYHPSFVPKQPGSGSQAEKRAHEEDERHRREDEKRRRENERRARDEEDRARKDAERQRKEDERRARDEEKRKEREEKKRLKDEKKKQKAAGKAGPASPLTEATEVVSAPAEEMMDLASHLDHYSVATMQQTQQQQRSVSLGRPRSSAGGTPHGSHGALGRGPLSSSYQSLDRASASSGQRQSKLLQRYGPKTGSQEALGSAAVVSPPPRELHRSQGSLDHRKPGRASLLDKYTPRPLSASTAVQPRSTSQRSLERSSLLQRYKPGATPRHDPYEHRDHEYEPIGDPVDAAAPPAKPSRLLPDQPSETASGQERKPSNASFLRVPADDGDTISMEELQRSIEDRYFNLPTQPAATTTTGAASPVPADEGAVEPSAEGEPKSPGKVKAAMAKAQSSGRQAMAKAQTSGRQAMAKAQEGGKNLQKKLLQQTDRLKTKMSHMKTKKPGEVEIQDVAAPLASPEAVTTPELEQLDFTLATPQDEEVETKPEATDPTKPGHKFANRMKNIHMPKLQRPDFKRPEFTKKLPKLRGPDISMPKFKRPEMPKFLTERPDFGKMSDRMKLTRSRSLKETAPPDGRASAASPSDVSTIGPQDDADLRTTKVNYTDFRTYPRLFDKLKRPKAPAPSGQTSVRAGTPPPLEFTKGAKTTPHVPLWTSDKSSEDPTGSNRFLAGSELDDRETSVERRMRQELERAEFEGPELAVTAEQRQLEEYDKENRAIHLLSAARHDEFLRRKPPMERQESDLASEEEKQFWASSLGQKIRQNIDMNSNDLDFLDEEERLLVTRENREAEEDREAREQAQYLLELSRQREAAEAGHLDERRSSTPYTNQECQSSGSSGVRRRKGVLEEIDDDEFFLRQKGISKDNIQMGEYISSAIKEGLSQQPKNALADLDRYDRYYDDDERDGGLRRYYQPSFESDDVSSRQEDVPSSYGRTFPPDRPNRRAKKGGPMYGDEYGDEEGEEDLSFYDRPRRNRYGSEQPELLRTARYMDEDVEFEDDQLAAAGSVVPPTPPTRRRKKRFRDVTPSDVDPVAGSNHFITAGSLPTRVATYRATEEVPLAREESFGTIPTSATPSRERLRTQLDAKGLRDDNDDGADRVSRGAESLIGGIIDAAPGARGAYPYEVSENNGYAIVRKEAPPRPPAPMRRRKSTRSLDAPPSAPVRQFHTLPSYSVSPVRPQRNYSTISPNRPPRRKSVSSLTGSQQQLGKHPLGDGAPYEDVLDAGPVPTPAPPRPPPPATKLKSGDVVNRMKDRPLPAPPRPTRKTRRPDGSFDHHQDLDGGAERVVSVGEVETATQTDPLSDDFGLDAEIAAVTAAASRATDTEVLEGALSRFRDGNARALSDRPKSSRSGSRPETPASILIERKVSTPSLTHESVVEASLTVQPLDGEFDDDQYIAELVKKYVSDEARKPEPRKTERSDRFRKSTSSLGRSEDPIDPVTVGGTSAVRPASLRSTSRSSVDGRHLAVTPEPLRNVEISPTVIEEIVERLRTTEQHHIDELHRLHQQQLQDLRLQHEDQKRQQEQRLEQQQRQLLDQQSQQLNETQKLKEQIAQQQNQQQLLLTQQQNQQQLLLVAQQQQQLLMEQQEKERELQRDKERELLRERELELERARERERELHLAREAELQRAREVEQQRLRDLELQRAIEAEKARQDRGLRELELQRAIEAEQARHREQQAAQAAAQAAAQAAAQAAAHEAAVAREPATVTVESQATQESAPTATEHPTEGATGDVVDGTTVPVVAPQEQPPVPVRPPLPLPPFAYHPDYLAYGVSPSAAAAAAAAASSYLMRANAPPSEEDGMAPLAPQRRRRHHRSRRESTSEEDQQLHQQRERRQHRHATRSPEPSIPSLGGQLMRACGTSLRQTGDDLMSMLRASSKDENKRDLHIAIIILIVIVAGLMALGMSGEKAVHHHHWDYFSPPGHGSSA; translated from the exons ATGTCCATGCAGGCCCTGAACGCACAGCAGCGTCCGTCGCTGCTGGCCCGCTACCAACCGAAGGGGGGCTCACAGGACCCGCTGGgcaccccggccccggtcggggACAGCCCGGTGCACCCGATCACGAAGTCGACGAGCCAACGAAGCCTGCAGAACTCGTCGCTACTGCAGCGCTATCAGCCGAGACCGCTGGGAagtgcggccaccgccgctccCGGTCGGACGCCGAGCCAGCGCAGTCTGGACCAATCGAAGCTGCTGCGCCGTTACTACCAGCCCCACTCACTGGACGATGGCCAGTCACCGGCCAGTCCGTCGACACCGGCCGATTCAACGCAACAGCTGCCTCAACCAGCGCAACAGCCACGCTACAGCAGCCAGAAGAGTCTCGAGGGCTCGAAGCTGCTGCAGCGCTACAGCAATCCGGTCAACAACTCGCAGGAGTTTACGGGGCTTTCGGGCCGCGAGAGTACCCCGGTGGCGGGTTTCGCTCGTGCCGCCAGCCTGGAACCGGAGCGAAGCGTCCAGCGATCGTCGCTGCTGTCGAAGTACACGCCCCGGTTCGGTAAGTCCCTCGACCGGAATCAggtgccaccggcggcggctacgGGTTACGCGGGTTACGGCAGTCAGCAGCACCTGCCCCAGCGCACCGTTCCGGAACGGGCAGCCCAGAGTCTGGCCTCGTCCCGGGCCGAAATTGCCGACTACGGTGCGGACCACTTCGATCAGTACCGGGACAGTGCCGCGCGTAGCCGCTCGTCCAGTGTGTCCCGCGGTGGACCGATCCCGAAGAAAGGCGGTACCCTGCCACGGGGCTCGCTCCGTAAGCTCCCCGCAGTGGACGCTCCCGCGGAGTGGGCCCTGCCGATCACCACGGACACactgccggtggtcggtgccgTCGAGGAGCCGGTTGTCGGCAGCATTGCGTCCGCGCTGCCCCTGCCGATGGTGAGCGTGATCCCACCGACCCCAGCCATCGCGCCGGAGGTTGGCAGTGCTCCACCCGGTCTGACGAGGATGCTGCCAACAACCGAGCTTACTTCGGCACCGGCCATACCGGCAGTGCCGGCGGCACCACCCGTAAAGCCGGTCCGTAAGGATCTACCGGCGCAGCACATCGTGAGTATAGCCATTCCCAACATCACCACGGCACTCGCCGCACCATCCGTCAAGCAATCCGTGTCCAAACCGAAagaaccatcaccaccattgTTCAGCACCCGCGACCGCCTGGACCATTACGGAAGCGCTtcgaacccggacccggcaccCTCATCCGCACCCGGACAGACCACGAAACCGACCACGAGACTGACGAAAACGACGATCACGACGCTGCAGCTGCCCGCGATCAACGACCTGAGCAGCAGGCGCAGCATCACCGACCTGCGGGGCGTGGCGGGGTCcgcgtcgccgccgccggcgccgacGCTCGAAGTGAGCGAGTTtacggaccgggccgagctGAGGCAGCTCGCGAGCCAGCGGCATCATCACGCCCCGGTCCGCCACACCCTGGCCAGTGCGTTCGAGCAGCTGGCCGGCCTGTCGGTTCCGCAGGCCAAGCTCGACGACGACCTGGAGGAACGCATCGAAGCCTTGCCCCCCGACCGGAAGCTCAAGAAGCGGGACTTCACCTACCACCCGTCGTTCGTGCCGAAGCAACCGGGCAGCGGCTCGCAGGCGGAAAAGCGAGCCCACGAAGAGGACGAGCGCCACCGGCGGGAGGACGAGAAGCGCCGCCGGGAGAATGAACGGCGGGCCCGCGATGAAGAGGATCGCGCCCGCAAGGACGCCGAGCGGCAGCGAAAGGAAGACGAACGGCGGGCGCGTGACGAGGAGAAGCGCAAGGAGCGCGAGGAAAAGAAGCGGCTaaaggacgaaaagaaaaagcagaAGGCGGCGGGGAAAGCGGGCCCCGCGTCCCCGTTGACCGAAGCCACGGAAGTAGTGAGTGCGCCCGCGGAGGAGATGATGGACCTGGCGAGCCACCTCGATCACTACAGCGTGGCCACGATGCAGCagacccagcagcagcagcgcagcgtcTCCCTCGGGCGTCCGCGATCCTCGGCTGGTGGGACACCTCACGGGAGCCACGGGGCACTGGGACGGGGGCCACTTTCGAGCAGTTACCAGAGCCTGGACCGAGCCAGTGCCTCCTCCGGCCAGCGGCAATCGAAGCTACTCCAACGTTACGGACCGAAGACTGGGTCTCAGGAGGCACTCGGGAGTGCTGCGGTGgtctcaccaccaccccgggaGTTGCACCGGAGCCAGGGCAGCCtggaccaccggaagccgggccgggcgtcgCTGCTGGACAAGTACACGCCCCGACCGCTAAGTGCGTCGACCGCCGTTCAGCCCCGATCCACGAGCCAGCGCAGCTTGGAGCGATCCTCGCTGTTGCAGCGCTACAAACCGGGCGCCACTCCGCGGCATGATCCGTACGAGCATCG TGATCACGAGTACGAGCCCATCGGAGACCCGGTTGATGCTGCGGCCCCGCCAGCCAAACCATCGCGACTACTTCCCGACCAACCGTCGGAAACCGCTTCGGGACAGGAGCGGAAGCCCTCGAACGCCTCGTTCCTGCGCGTccccgccgacgacggtgataCGATCAGCATGGAGGAGctccagcgatcgatcgaggatcgATACTTTAACCTACCAACCCAGCCGGCAGCCACTACGACGACCGGAGCCGCCAGTCCCGTCCCAGCGGATGAAGGAGCCGTTGAACCATCGGCCGAGGGAGAACCGAAATCGCCGGGCAAAGTGAAAGCGGCCATGGCGAAGGCGCAGAGCAGTGGTCGGCAGGCGATGGCGAAGGCCCAGACTAGCGGCCGGCAGGCGATGGCCAAGGCGCAGGAGGGTGGCAAGAACCTGCAGAAAAAGCTGCTCCAGCAGACCGATCGGCTCAAGACGAAGATGTCCCACATGAAGACGAAGAAACCGGGCGAGGTGGAGATACAGGACGTGGCAGCGCCACTGGCCAGCCCGGAAGCCGTCACGACGCCGGAGCTGGAGCAACTCGACTTTACGCTTGCCACACCGCAGGACGAAGAGGTGGAAACGAAACCGGAGGCCACCGACCCCACGAAGCCGGGCCACAAGTTCGCCAACCGCATGAAGAACATCCACATGCCCAAGCTGCAGCGGCCCGACTTTAAGCGGCCCGAGTTCACGAAGAAGCTGCCGAAGCTGCGCGGTCCGGACATTAGCATGCCCAAGTTCAAGCGCCCCGAGATGCCCAAGTtcctcaccgagcggcccgacTTTGGCAAGATGTCGGACCGGATGAAGCTGACACGCAGCCGGTCGCTGAAGGAAACGGCGCCACCGGATGGGCGTGCCAGTGCGGCCTCCCCATCCGACGTCTCGACGATCGGACCGCAGGACGATGCGGACCTGCGGACGACGAAGGTCAACTACACGGACTTCCGCACTTACCCGCGGCTGTTTGACAAGCTGAAGCGCCCAAAGGCACCGGCCCCGAGCGGGCAGACCAGTGTCCGGGCGggaacgccaccgccgcttGAGTTCACGAAAGGTGCGAAGACGACGCCCCATGTCCCGCTCTGGACATCCGACAAATCGTCGGAGGACCCAACGGGCAGCAACCGGTTCCTGGCCGGCAGCGAGCTGGACGACCGTGAGACGTCCGTCGAGCGGAGAATGCGCCAGGAACTGGAGCGGGCCGAATTTGAGGGTCCGGAACTGGCCGTCACTGCCGAGCAGCGGCAGCTGGAGGAGTACGATAAGGAGAACCGTGCGATCCATTTGCTATCGGCGGCCCGGCACGATGAGTTTCTGCGCCGCAAACCGCCGATGGAACGCCAGGAATCGGACCTGGCGTCGGAGGAAGAGAAACAGTTCTGGGCCAGCTCGCTGGGTCAGAAGATCCGTCAGAACATTGACATGAACAGCAACGATCTGGACTTTCTGGACGAAGAGGAGCGCCTGCTGGTAACGCGCGAGAACCGAGAAGCGGAGGAAGATCGGGAGGCACGAGAGCAGGCCCAGTACCTGCTCGAGTTGAGCCGGCAGCGGGAGGCAGCAGAAGCGGGCCACTTGGACGAGCGGCGCTCGTCCACTCCGTACACCAACCAGGAGTGCCAGTCGTCCGGCAGTTCGGGCGTGCGGCGCCGGAAGGGCGTGCTGGAAGagatcgacgacgatgagttCTTCCTGCGCCAGAAGGGCATCTCGAAGGACAACATCCAGATGGGCGAGTACATTAGCAGCGCCATCAAAGAAGGCCTCAGTCAGCAGCCGAAGAACGCACTGGCCGACCTGGACCGCTACGACCGctactacgacgacgacgagcgggaCGGAGGGCTGCGGCGCTACTATCAGCCGAGCTTCGAATCGGATGACGTGTCGAGCCGGCAGGAGGACGTACCCTCTAGCTACGGGCGGACGTTCCCTCCCGATCGTCCGAACCGGCGGGCCAAGAAGGGTGGCCCGATGTATGGCGACGAGTACGGGGACGAGGAGGGCGAAGAGGACCTGTCGTTCTACGATCGTCCGCGCAGGAATCGGTACGGCAGCGAGCAACCGGAGCTCCTGCGGACGGCCCGCTACATGGACGAGGACGTGGAGTTCGAGGACGAccagctggcggcggcgggctcCGTGGTGCCGCCGACTCCGCCGACGCGGCGCCGCAAGAAGCGCTTCCGTGATGTGACACCTTCCGACGTCGACCCAGTGGCCGGCTCCAATCACTTCATCACCGCCGGCTCGCTCCCCACG CGCGTCGCGACGTACCGTGCGACGGAGGAGGTTCCGCTGGCCCGGGAAGAGAGCTTCGGCACCATACCGACGTCCGCGACGCCGAGCCGGGAACGGTTGCGGACCCAGCTGGACGCGAAGGGGCTGCGCGATGACAACGATGACGGTGCGGACCGAGTGTCGCGGGGTGCCGAGTCCCTGATCGGGGGCATCATCGATGCTGCGCCCGGCGCAAGAGGAGCGTACCCGTACGAAGTTTCCGAAAACAACGG CTATGCCATCGTACGCAAGGAAGCTCccccgcggccaccggctccgATGCGCCGCCGCAAGTCGACCCGCTCGCTCGACGCCCCACCGAGCGCTCCGGTGCGCCAGTTCCACACGCTGCCCAGCTACTCGGTGTCGCCGGTGCGCCCGCAGCGCAACTACAGCACCATCAGTCCGAACCGGCCGCCTCGCCGGAAGTCCGTCTCGAGTCTCACCggaagccagcagcagctggg GAAGCACCCGCTCGGCGATGGGGCCCCATACGAGGACGTGCTGGACGCTGGTCCAGtgccaacaccagcaccaccacgaccaccgccgccagcgacCAAGCTGAAATCCGGCGACGTGGTTAACCGGATGAAGGACCGTCCGCTGCCGGCACCGCCGCGTCCAACGAGGAAAACACGCCGCCCCGACGGCTCGttcgaccaccaccaagaCCTGGACGGTGGAGCGGAACGTGTGGTGTCCGTCGGCGAAGTGGAAACGGCCACCCAAACGGACCCACTATCGGACGACTTTGGGCTGGACGCGGAGATAGCGGCCGTGACGGCGGCAGCCAGTCGGGCCACCGACACGGAAGTGCTCGAGGGTGCCCTGAGCCGGTTCCGCGACGGTAACGCCCGGGCGTTGTCCGATCGGCCCAAATCGTCCCGCTCCGGGAGCCGCCCCGAGACGCCCGCGTCGATCCTGATCGAGCGCAAGGTATCGACGCCCTCGCTCACGCACGAGTCCGTCGTCGAGGCGTCACTCACGGTGCAGCCGCTCGACGGCGAGTTTGACGATGATCAGTACATTGCCGAGCTGGTCAAGAAGTACGTATCGGACGAGGCCCGCAAACCGGAGCCTCGTAAAACCGAGCGAAGCGACCGATTCCGCAAGAGCACCAGCAGTCTGGGTCGCTCCGaggatccgatcgatccggtcaCTGTGGGAGGAACTTCCGCCGTGCGGCCGGCCTCGCTCCGGTCGACGAGCCGCTCCTCGGTCGACGGGCGCCACTTGGCGGTCACACCGGAACCCTTGCGCAACGTGGAAATCTCGCCCACCGTTATCGAGGAGATCGTGGAAAGATTGCGGACCACCGAGCAGCATCACATTGACGAGCTGCATCGACTacaccagcaacagctccAGGACCTGCGCCTGCAGCACGAGGACCAAAAACGTCAGCAGGAGCAGCGactcgagcagcaacagcgccaACTGCTCGACCAGCAAAGCCAGCAGCtgaacgaaacgcaaaagcTGAAGGAACAGATCGCACAGCAACAGAACCAGCAACAGTTGCTGCTGACTCAGCAACAGAACCAGCAGCAACTGTTGCTGGTtgcccaacagcaacagcagctgctaATGGAGCAGCAGGAGAAGGAACGCGAGTTGCAACGCGACAAGGAGCGCGAGTTGCTGCGGGAACGCGAGCTGGAACTGGAGCGGGCCCGGGAGCGCGAACGGGAGTTGCACCTCGCCCGGGAGGCGGAACTGCAGAGAGCCCGTGAAGTGGAACAGCAGCGGCTGCGGGATCTGGAGTTGCAACGGGCGATCGAGGCGGAAAAGGCCCGTCAGGATCGGGGGCTGCGTGAGCTCGAACTGCAGCGAGCCATCGAGGCGGAACAGGCCCGCCACCGGGAGCAACAGGCAGCCCAAGCAGCAGCCCAAGCAGCAGCTCAGGCAGCAGCCCAGGCAGCAGCCCATGAAGCGGCCGTTGCTAGGGAACCAGCCACCGTAACAGTTGAATCGCAGGCTACTCAAGAATCAGCTCCAACAGCAACCGAGCACCCAACAGAGGGCGCCACCGGGGATGTGGTCGACGGCACTACCGTCCCAGTGGTGGCCCCGCAGGAGCAGCCACCCGTGCCCGTCCGACCGCCACTACCACTGCCACCCTTCGCCTATCATCCGGATTACCTGGCGTACGGCGTTTCACCgtctgcggccgccgccgctgccgctgccgcttcgTCCTACCTCATGCGAGCCAATGCACCGCCCTCGGAGGAGGACGGTATGGCTCCGCTGGCACcgcaacgccgccgccggcatcATCGCTCGCGGCGTGAGTCCACCTCGGAGGAGGACCAGCAgctccaccagcagcgtgAGCGCCGTCAGCACCGGCACGCCACCCGTTCGCCCGAACCCTCGATCCCGTCGCTCGGTGGCCAGCTTATGCGGGCGTGCGGGACGTCCCTGCGCCAGACCGGTGACGACCTGATGTCGATGCTGCGCGCCAGCAGCAAGGACGAGAACAAGCGCGATCTGCAcattgccatcatcatcctgatcgtgatcgtggccGGCCTGATGGCGCTCGGTATGAGCGGCGAGAAGgcggtccaccaccaccactgggaCTACTTCAGCCCACCCGGGCACGGTAGCAGCGCTTAG